Proteins encoded by one window of Etheostoma spectabile isolate EspeVRDwgs_2016 unplaced genomic scaffold, UIUC_Espe_1.0 scaffold00004876, whole genome shotgun sequence:
- the LOC116677330 gene encoding interferon-induced protein 44: MGGSSSSPAPPPSPLLSVPWRTITWADKQSDLQHVKNYKPQTDGQQLRILLYGSVGAGKSSFINSVTSVIKGQMSKRAGTANVSGSSHTKKYTTYRIQKDGQNTFHPVVLSDTMGMECSTNRRRKVYVKDMKRAMKGHVRDGYTFNPECKILKDDQRYIPAPTANDRAHVLVCVVDARTVSQMSEKAIETLQDIRDEASDLNIPQVAILTKIDMICPEIKKDLRNVYKSKILKRKMEEFSAAVGIPVDCIFPVKNYHDDNTFNNDADTLILSALRNFINFGDEFISGQA; the protein is encoded by the exons ATGGGAGGATCATCCAGCTCTcctgcccctcccccctctcctc ttctcaGTGTACCTTGGAGGACCATAACCTGGGC AGACAAGCAGAGTGACCTGCAGCATGTGAAGAACTACAAACCCCAGACCGACGGCCAGCAGCTCCGGATTCTTCTTTATGGATCAGTTGGAGCCGGGAAGTCCAGTTTCATCAACTCTGTCACAAGTGTCATAAAAGGCCAAATGTCCAAAAGGGCTGGGACGGCCAACGTCTCGGGCAGCTCTCATACCAAAAAG TACACAACCTACAGGATCCAAAAGGACGGACAGAACACCTTTCACCCCGTGGTTCTCAGTGACACCATGGGGATGGAATGCAGCACCAACAGACGCAGGAAGGTCTACGTGAAAGACATGAAACGGGCGATGAAGGGACATGTGAGAGACGGCTACACG TTCAACCCTGAGTGTAAGATATTAAAGGACGACCAGCGCTACATCCCAGCTCCAACTGCCAACGACAGAGCCCACGTTCTGGTGTGTGTCGTTGATGCCAGGACGGTGTCTCAGATGAGTGAGAAAGCTATAGAAACACTGCAGGACATCAGGGACGAGGCCTCTGACCTGA ATATTCCTCAAGTGGCCATTCTGACCAAAATTGACATGATCTGTCCGGAGATTAAAAAGGATTTAAGGAATGTCTACAAAAGCAAGATACTAAAGCGAAAG ATGGAGGAGTTCAGTGCAGCGGTGGGCATTCCCGTAGACTGCATCTTCCCTGTGAAGAACTACCATGACGATAACACCTTCAACAACGACGCTGACACTCTGATCCTGAGCGCCCTGAGGAACTTCATCAACTTTGGAGACGAATTCATCTCGGGTCAGGCTTAA